DNA from Pichia kudriavzevii chromosome 5, complete sequence:
CTACCAAGCAAGTTATTTTGTAGAGACTTAAAGTTTTAAAATACGtggttttcaaaatatgtGGACACAGCGTACTGTCTTTCCGAAGCCTGCCAAGTAAAACCAACGAAAAgcatttttctttgctttcaCTACAAACTCTCTGACTCCTTTACTGAATCAGCAAGACTATTTACATTCTCATTATACCGGTATATCCGGATAGCCAAAGGGTATCCCTTTCGTCCATGGGCCGAAAAAAAGTGGGTGGATATTATCAACAGCTGTCGTATAGATGTTTCTAGAAAATTATATTTTCCCTTGTTGATCACACGGTGGGCTGAGAGGCCAACCACATTTTATGTCAACAAACGCCTGACACCCCTGTAGTACTACTATTTTTGCACCACCTGACGTACTCACCAGAGAATAACTTATATCGGATGTTCAAAAGTCAATGGGAATAGGCAAACATACCACTAGATCAACGTACGGTTGCGTAATTTTACAAAGTCTGCTCTCTGTCACAACTACCTACAGGAGGGATTTGAAAATGTGTTACGAAGGAACCAAAAGACAAGTTTGTAAAGAAACAGTATTGTTCCCACCATTCCAAGAACGGAACCTTGTAATCAACTCCTTATACAAGGGCAAGTGTGAGCCAGAGAGGTGACGGGCACCCCCATTTGACTTGCTGACGTCAGAAATTAAACTTTTAATATAGGTGGAATTGGTCCATCATGAATTTGGTAACACATCACCACCATgctgttgaagttgaagtaGTGTCTTGGAAAAACACAAGGCTCTACATATTCAAGACTTTGCTGTACACCATTTTTACTTCTAGTAGACAACTAACAAGAATGGAAAAGCAGTTCACATGCAGCGTTGCGGCGGTTTAAACAATGTCGAATTTATGCTTTGGAGAAAACCCCTTCTCGCCATGGTCCCAAATATGGGGCTTGGACAAACCAATGTCGTCTTTCAAGGTTTGGTACGATGGACTCGTCTTATATGTGCCGTTATTAAATTCGGTACCTTGAATCCCACCAATGTTCTCGATATTTTACGCTTGCTACTACTATTTATATACTGCAATCAAAGACAGAAAAGGGTTCTCAAAGTCCAAGTCTAATAGAAGACGGGTGAGTAAGTCCAAGCAAAAGGCTCGTCTTTAGGCTAGAATCTTGAACAAGTAGCAGGCCGGTTCTACACGCTTTATACCAATATAAATCACCCTGTTTTGGATATCGACAGATCCGGTAACTGTCTAACAGAGTAGCTTGTTACTTTTCAATCCCGACTTGCCGCCAAATGCATTATACCTTTAGAATACTTACAGTAGACGCACGCTTTTGTTGTCTCTGTATCGGACAAGAATGGCGAATTAATAGTTGGAACCAGTTAGCCGAAAGAgtgcttttttttcaattgtgGAATATACGTTTCAATGTCTGATTGCGCAGGAGAGGCAAATCACAAGTCCTTTAGGCATGTGTCACAGCAAACCTAACGGAAACCTGTGAACGTTGTTGATAAAAGGTACTGTCATGAGGAGAAGAGCACCATTTCCATGCAATCACAAGCATTGAATTGAATTGACTTGTGGGCGGTGGTTAGTCCAACTGTATCTGTATTAATCGCCTTCATATAaggtatatatatatatttatatataaattGAGAAACCCTCGCTTCTCATAGGGAGAGGAGCAACTGTTGCTCGCGAGTGGGCAACATCTATAAAATAGAGACATCTCCTCCCTGctcatttttctcaactgATTGTTCTTTTGAgctttctttcttttggCAATCAAAAAGAGACACAACTGGAGGTATTTGCCACGATGAGCTAACGAGCATTTCCATGTTTTCTCATTGCCATTTACTAAAAAGTAATTATATCTTACCCTCCTATAATATTGTGCTAGTGTCTAGTTTTCCCCATAGGAAGTTTTATGGATGTGCCAAGATTTCCATAAAATGTCGAAAATGGGATAcatttcttttcctcctccaCACCTCCTTTTAAATGGTTTTCTTCACGTAACTCCAGTTCTGTAGGAATTCCTCAAAGTCTTTGAGGTAGATTGGTTTACCACTAAACCTCAACTCCTCATAAGAGTCGAGAaaccttttgattttaggATCAGActgataaaattgaagatgttcTCGAAGAGAATAATGGTTGTCTAATCTCAATATTTTCGAGTTAGACAATGTTAAAGTACCAttgtatttgatttcttggCCGATTATTTGGATGACGTTCTCGTAGATTAGATCATTTGGTAATTCATAAACATTATCTGAATTATCGTACTCTGAAGGGTGGTATAGGCCGGGATGTTCAATGTTCCCCTTGGGCATTGCCATTTCTTTGATCTGCATGCATCTATCCATTTCCTTCTCTATCATTCTGCTTGCATGTTTCCCAATATCCTTTTCAGTTATGGGGATGTAAGGTTTCGGAATTTCCTGTAAAAGTAGTTTATTGAACAAGAGCCGAAATAAATGAAGTACAGTTGCAAATGCAATGAAAACAACACAAATCACCAAAATGATGACAGTGTTTGTAGCCAAATGagtatttgttgttttacTCTGGACGATAACATCAACAGGCATTGTTGATGTCATACttaaaatgaaaaacattAATATTGCAAATGATGCCGAATACAACCATTCTAGCGATATAAATTTCCCCGGGGATTTGAGATACGATATCATTGTGACTGTTGTAGCAAAGCTCGGCAAATGGTCAACAAATGAACAACGCCTGATATCGGTCTACTCTGATTCAGTGAAACAGTATTGGGAACATTCAATAAATAGAAGTTGACTTTAATATGCACGGGTAGAAATCGTTACAAACCTTCGTACTGTGAGTTTTCcgctttttttttttttttttcttcttggtgTGCAtgtgtttatttttgtttttcttcgCGGGCGGCTCGGTACATTTTTTATAATAGAAAGCAATTGGATATTTCATTAACTAGGAAAGGGAAGGTGTccttttaaaaaaaaaagacattACGGTCAGACACGCATCAGTTAGACGTAATTTGATGCTTTAACCAGAAACATCATAAAGAGGTAGGTTCCCACAGTGTCTCTAAGACTGGTCTGTGAAGTACCaaaagaggaggaggaaaaaaagaagaagaaatggagaGCATCCAACCTGGTGTTGTCTCTGATAGACAGAGTACCCTTGTATTGGAGCTCGCTTGTAGTTGCTGATATTAGATACGGAATAGCGGATGTGTTTGAAAGAAGATGcaaggggaaaaaaaaaataaataaataaaccTTAAGGATACAAGATAACAACTGTCTCTAGATATAAACCATACTTTGAACAGTAAATATTGATAAGCTCTATTACAGTCTATACTATTACACCGTATTGTACTGTACTGGAGTTTACCGAGGAAAGCTTGCTTGAGATAACACGAGCCGAGACGAgagcaaaatcaataaaatgCTTAAAACGCGgaaaaacgaaaaagtTTTCCGCCAAAAAGGAACTCGTTTACACCCCCCTGCATCACGTGACACAGCGTGGATGTGCTTGATGTTTGTTTAACATACGGTGAGGCGAATTTACGCTACACAACTTTCACGGTGTTTTTGCCTCCCGCTCTGTGATTGAGCGGACATTTTCCGCGGTGTAAGTATTGCCGCATACAAGATCGGGCATTCCTTTAAAATGTGCAACTCCAAGAGAGGGCATTTGCTGATTCTATTCTCTGCATCTTAAAATGTCCTACAAGTTAGCCATGCAGAGACCCTTTTCTTTATGGGAtaattgttgttgcttTGGGTTCTACTCCACATTCCTCTAGTCCGACAAGCCTCTCCCTCCTCTTCCATTACCTTCTCCTACCTGCAGAGTCACTTGTACTCCCTCTCGCTACTGTTTCTCCACGTTCAAGAGCAAGGTTTCCATTTTAAATGCAACCCAGTCTCACCATTATTATAATTGAGCGATTTTTACCACCATAGTTTGACACATTCTGTACGCCCAATAAGAGAAGATGTAGCAAAGAATGAAAGcctggaaaaaaacaaatcttgaaaaaaaaaaaaaaaatgaatcGTCATTATCAGAGAATCGCACTGCCGGGcggaaattgaaagagatTGCCGTATTTGGCAAGTCAACAATGACGTTGCGTACTTAAACAGACATGGGTCATGTTAGCTGCTACtgaaaatattttcctCTTAATCTGCTTTATCTATATGTAATACCTAATCTCCACTTATGACTTTTAAACTAGCAGGTTTAGCCGATATTTGTATTGCTCTTACCCCAGATTACATTTCCCCTTCCCCTTTCTGAACCTTTCCTTTGATTGTGTTCTGTTGTGTTGGTGTTTAAGAACGATTCGTTTAAATAAAGATCATCATCTcccttttctttgcaaAGCGATTGTCCACTGATCTTCACCTTataaagagagaaaaagagaaaaaaaagaaacgacTGCTGCTTCTACGTCATCTTTAACCAACAGTCATTTTATCTGAATATGTTCGACAGGTTTAGatcagaaaagaaacagcCTACATTGTCAGTGGAGGCTGTTCCTGATAATTCATCGAACTCCATTGATATCTCAAAACAAGTATCTTATATCCCCTATGATATAACTTCCCACGCCGACGTTGAGAAACTTGGATACGATCCTGAAGATAGTGGTTTGGGTGAACTCAAACGTGGTCTATCTTCCAGACATGTCCAATTCATCTCTTTGGCCGGCGCCATTGGTACCGGTTTGTTTGTGGGTTCAGGCGCCGCACTCTCAACGTCTGGTCCTGCCGGTTTACTAGTTGGTTATCTAGTGCTTTGTTTTTTCGTTTGGTCAATCATGAACCAGTTGGCCGAAATGGTCACATGGCTACCTATTCCTGGTAAATCTACTCCTTATGCCTTGGTTGAACGTTATACTGGTAATAAATCATTCTCATTTGCTGCAGGTCTAAACCTTTGGTACGCTCAGGCGCTTTTGACTCCAGCGGAAATTTCAGCAGCTGCCTTTGTTATTCAATATTGGACAGATTTAAATGTTGCAATATGGATCTCAATCTTTTGGGTGACAATTGTTGCACTTAATTTCTGCGCTGTAAAAGTTTTCGGTGAAACCGAATTCTGGATCGCCTCAATCAAAATCCTAACAATTGTTGGTTTGATCATTGTTGGAATTGTGATCTTCTTCGGTGGTGCTCCTAAATCCCATGGCGTTTTGGGCTTCCATTATTGGAAACATCCCGGTGCGTTTGTTGAACATCTAGCTGGTGGTAATACCGGTAAATTCTTAGCTTGTTGGACTTCAATTATTAAATCTGCATTTGCTTTCATTTTATCTCCAGAATTAATTACCATATGTGCAGCTGAGGCTGAAGCCCCACGAATTAACTTGCCAAAGGCCGCAGATAGATTTATTTATCgtttgttcttcttttacATCTGCAGTGTCTTGGTCATTGGTTGTATTGTTGGCTCCAATGATCCAAGGTTGATGAACGCTATCAATGAAGGTGCAGAAGGTGCTGCAGCTTCTCCATTTGTTATTGGTATTCAAATTGCAGGTATTAAAGTCCTAAACCATATCATTAACGCCGCTATTTTATCATCTGCATACTCTGCTGGTAACTCTTTTCTATATGCATCATCTAGAAACTTATATTCAATGTCTGTGAGGGGTGATATCCATAAAGTATTTGCACGTGTGAATAGATTTGGTGTTCCCTATGTATCTGTTGGTGCCTCTGCTGCAATTGCGTTGTTGGCTTACTTGAATGTCTCGGATTCTTCAAGTGTTGCATTTACTTGGTTCTCAAATATCTCAACTGTTTCTGGTTTTATCGAATGGGTGTTTGTTTCAATTACTTACCTTAGGTACAGAAAGGCAATGGATTACCATAACATGAATGACAGAGTCACTTATAGACCACCAATCCAGAAGTTCGGTGCGTACGcttgtattttctttttttctttagttgCTTTAACTAATGGTTATGCGGTCTTCTTCCACTTTAATGGTAGTGATTTTGTTGCTGCTTATATCACCCTAccaattgttttatttgtttATCTTGCACATGCAACATGGacaaaaaattggaaaggGTTTGCTCCCCcggaagaaattgatgttGTCACTGGCCTCGAAGAAAtcgaaaaggaaacaagAGAGTATGTTCCACCTGTTCCAAGAAATTTCCTTGAACGTATATGGTTCTGGATTGCATAGCTACATGAGCCATCTTTTAAGTTCAGTCACTTTTTacgatttttttttccttcttggttgttcaaaaaaaaaaaaacacttCATTTCATGGCATTGTCTCATTCCCATCTAAAACTGTATTCTAAAACCATTGTTTTGTATTACCAAGTTTACTCCCGTATATACCTAAATCTTTAGCTACAAAGTCACTTGTTCGTCACATTCTCCTGTATGCAGTTGAAAGCACAAGaatacaagaaaagaattttcttattttctagcttttttttttcgttcGTACTGCGACTAATGaattcaactttttttttctccaaccTTCAACATCGTTGACGAAAGTTATAtccatttgtttcttgtaTATAATTGCAAGGCAAATCTACGGATCACGACAGCGGCCAttcattcaaaaatgtCGGACTCTCCTGCAGATAAATGGGTTGATGATGTGCTTCCTTTGTTGGAGCAACTCAGGCAATCATCTGTAAATACTATGAatgtttccattttcaagcTAAACGCCGTCTTAGCAGACGATCACGAAAAGTTAGActcaaaccaaaaagaCCAAGTTTTATTTGCTATCTTATCTACATATGCAAGATACCCTTTTGATTCCACCTTTGACAagaatgttttgaaatcctttcaaaattttattGCAATCGATGGagaaaagttttcaaagcATATCTTGGGTTTTATTGCAAAACAGTCAACCAAGCCAATCGCCACTCGGGAATTGCTAATTTTGAGTAGATGGAACTCTGCTGTTATCAATTATGTTGATGACAACGAcctgtttctttctttgttgaaagTGTGTATAGCATCATCTATCAATCTGCTTTCGTTGGTTACAGATTATAGTCAAGTTGAATCCCTTGATAATCATCACTTAAAAGCTATCAAATCTATAAAAACTGACATTGCAAGCTCTCTTAGAtcaattgcaaagaaaaacccTGAGTATATTTTTGATGTCATTAATCATATCTGCGTTGATAAGTTGCCAGTTTCAGGTATCATATCGATTTTGGGCCTACTTGCATTTGCAATTAAGTCTAATAGTGAAGCTATTGAGACTCTAAAGTCTTTTGAAACTAAGATCTATGAATTTTTTGTCAAAGTCTGTTTGACTACCAAGATATATCCCAATAAGGTTgctcttcatttttttggtaCGTTTATTAACATGTTTTTGTCTGCAAAATCATTTGAAGAGATTTTGATACCAGGCTTGGAAAAATCAGCATTAAGAAATTCAGAACTGACATTTTCTATATACTCCCCCTCCATTTTTGAATCTCTAAATTACTCTTCCATGGATGTCGCCttaattttatcaaaaacaaaatttttcGGTCAATTGTTCTCTTCTCTAAAAGCGACAAAAGAATCTGTTAAGATTGGTGCATCTACTACTTTAAACATAATTGTCAAGAACACCAGTTCGGCAAGTGGTGATTCTTTGGTGCTTTATGCAGATGAAttattcaaagttttgaagGGCATATCTGCTTCAGCAGTGGAACAGAAGTGCTATATACTCGATGTTCTGtcttcttttgaatattcaaacaagaattcttcaaagaaaatcattgaaatgaTCATTCCGTTCATCACAAAGGAAAATAACGAAGTTGTTTTGAACCAGTTACTCAACATCCTACTTCCTCgttttatcttttttatttcctcTGCCACCGAGTTTGATCAAAGGGATAAGATTATAGAGTTACTAAATGCTGGTCTTAAAAACAGCAAAGCACCAATAAAAACTGCTTGGAATACCGCTTTTGCATCCGCAATGTTGAGCTCCTGCGCAACCGGAGAAAGCATAGAGCAGTTTGCTCTACTATTCAACAGTGGTATTACCGATACCTTATTAACAGTGTTTGATGAAGTTATGAAGGCCCCATTACCAAGTGTTAATAACAAGCTTATAGCTGCAGGATATTCATCCATCGCAACTCTATTTCACCTAGTTGAAGCTTTCGATAACCAAACTTTGGCAGAAAAACTAAATCACTTTGATGTTGTTGGCAAGGCTCTAACAGAAActgaaacaaaaatgtCATGTTTTACAAATACTAAAGTTGTCTCCAAGCTAAATACCGAGGAATCCCAAGAATGGTTTGTCAGAGCTTTACTCGCGTTATCTCGACATCTAACAGAGCCTTCAACATTGTATGGCTCTGCGGCTCTATATGCTTCTATCTCCAGAAACATGACCCCTAAAGTTAGAAACTTATCCAGATCATTACTTCATGAACACTATgagcaaaatcaaaaggtCATTGGGTCATCTTTAACTTTGGCCGTTAATAGTCTAATTAAGGAGGTTGAAGGCAATCCCGATTTGAATTATGAATACAACTACTTACTGCCTATGATTTCTGCAACATTTCATTCATTTGGTTCATGTGATGTGACATTGTTAGAGTCCCAATTGGTTGATCTTTTAATTCCTTTCAAGCATAAAATGCTGAGCGGTATTCCTAATGGTTGGGTAAGTTTATGTCTAAAATGTCATGCCGACCCCGGTAAAATTGTCTCTGAATATGccaataaaatcattgataGTATTTCCTCAATCCTTGGTGACCCGTCGGAAACTATTTTTGAGAATGGCATTTTCCAAGCAGCATGTGATACCACTTCAATaatctctttcttttccccAGGAACTATTGTCCCTATCTTGTCTagaattattgaagatgaccTCTCTACTGTCAAGTCacttgatattgatgaaactaAATATCAGATTTGGAAAGGTAAAGATGGGGAGTtagttgttgatgttttggCAAAGAAGACATCTGTCAATATTTCTAAATCTAAGGATGCGGAGACTCTAAAATGGGAACAATCTGTCCGTAAAGAGTTAGAGGCGAAGAAGAAAGTTGCTAAGAAACTAACCAAGGAGGAGCAAATTAAGGTAAACGAGCAACTGTTGCTAGAAAAAAGCATCAGAGACACTATTAATTCCCAGTATATGAGTTTACGTCGTGGTTTGGCAGTTATTACTTGTTTATCTAGGCAAGCACGAACAGTTGACAATGGTACTGCAATTTGGTTTCCAGTTGCGATTTCCAACATACTAACACTCTTAAATTCTAAACCTGCTGTCAAATTAACAGGAGAATTATCCAGTGAATGTTTCCTTTCGTTATCTGATGTTGTTGCCACCGAAAGTTTATCCGGTACTTCCAGTATGAAATTTGTTGGTTCTTCAACTTTGCGATTACATGACGTCGATCACATTCCTGCTGAATACACTGGTAGGGACTTGCAAGAATTATTGTCTTCTCAGTTGTTCAGTTTGAAACTGAGCTCGGATAAGTCTCTGTTTAACAGCTTGACTTTGATGTATGTTTTGCCTTTACTAGTTAAGATTATTGAGAATGGTAAGAACTATATCATAAGAAGCGGTAAGAAGATTACAAAAGTTAATACCGAATTTTCAGAAGAAGCACCAGAGGAAGAACAGCTTACAATGGCACTGGAAATTATATCGTCCAACTCAGAACTATTTGAGGATCACAGTATTCCAAGAACTTCAATCATCACCCACTTGATTGAGTTGTTGGCATTGTCGTCTAAAGCAAAGGCAGCAAAGgaatgttttgtttctttatGCCAAAATATTGCTGCTACTATATCAGACTCTGATCTAACTA
Protein-coding regions in this window:
- a CDS encoding uncharacterized protein (PKUD0E03810; similar to Saccharomyces cerevisiae YGR191W (HIP1); ancestral locus Anc_5.158), whose amino-acid sequence is MFDRFRSEKKQPTLSVEAVPDNSSNSIDISKQVSYIPYDITSHADVEKLGYDPEDSGLGELKRGLSSRHVQFISLAGAIGTGLFVGSGAALSTSGPAGLLVGYLVLCFFVWSIMNQLAEMVTWLPIPGKSTPYALVERYTGNKSFSFAAGLNLWYAQALLTPAEISAAAFVIQYWTDLNVAIWISIFWVTIVALNFCAVKVFGETEFWIASIKILTIVGLIIVGIVIFFGGAPKSHGVLGFHYWKHPGAFVEHLAGGNTGKFLACWTSIIKSAFAFILSPELITICAAEAEAPRINLPKAADRFIYRLFFFYICSVLVIGCIVGSNDPRLMNAINEGAEGAAASPFVIGIQIAGIKVLNHIINAAILSSAYSAGNSFLYASSRNLYSMSVRGDIHKVFARVNRFGVPYVSVGASAAIALLAYLNVSDSSSVAFTWFSNISTVSGFIEWVFVSITYLRYRKAMDYHNMNDRVTYRPPIQKFGAYACIFFFSLVALTNGYAVFFHFNGSDFVAAYITLPIVLFVYLAHATWTKNWKGFAPPEEIDVVTGLEEIEKETREYVPPVPRNFLERIWFWIA
- a CDS encoding uncharacterized protein (PKUD0E03800; similar to Saccharomyces cerevisiae YMR126C (DLT1); ancestral locus Anc_2.412) yields the protein MISYLKSPGKFISLEWLYSASFAILMFFILSMTSTMPVDVIVQSKTTNTHLATNTVIILVICVVFIAFATVLHLFRLLFNKLLLQEIPKPYIPITEKDIGKHASRMIEKEMDRCMQIKEMAMPKGNIEHPGLYHPSEYDNSDNVYELPNDLIYENVIQIIGQEIKYNGTLTLSNSKILRLDNHYSLREHLQFYQSDPKIKRFLDSYEELRFSGKPIYLKDFEEFLQNWSYVKKTI